Proteins from one Coffea arabica cultivar ET-39 chromosome 8c, Coffea Arabica ET-39 HiFi, whole genome shotgun sequence genomic window:
- the LOC113705958 gene encoding uncharacterized protein, whose protein sequence is MAIRQRPDESMRNFMTRFNAESLQVRDKDEKVVMAAFVNGLRVKELFYKLAEKPPKNLEELLTRAHAAINAEEAGRLKKESDRELENRKGRTNPLEGKDVPTKKNVFDRLSREKVPAPLPLPEKGYTPLTRPRAQILSVMEAEGLGGCPGQKPGHTYRTDRGESRGRDRPERCDERQGPSPKQDTQNLAGVINTIVGGPTGGDSHTVRKNRQPPPEEDDSLKRLRMDEEITFGPRDAVPLASGNHKAIVIDIVTNNYRVKKVYVDQGSAVDIMFYRVFKELGLEDGQLTPVRTPLMGFTGPPINSEGMITLMVTIGQAPKCRTIPVNFVVVKQHSPYNVFLGRPVLNALRAIPSTLHLSVKFPIPGGIAEVRGDPEVDRACYLAMLQGREMVVAQTTCLEPYISGEEARQLGTQDEIEEFPLKEDRPDQVIRIGSLLSLEQKEGLKALLREYSQVFA, encoded by the exons ATGGCTATCAGGCAGAGGCCTGACGAGTCCATGAGGAATTTCATGACCCGCTTCAACGCGGAGAGTCTACAAGTCAGGGACAAAGACGAAAAGGTGGTCATGGCCGCCTTCGTGAATGGGCTCAGGGTAAAGGAGCTCTTCTACAAGCTGGCCGAGAAGCCACCTAAAAATCTGGAGGAACTTCTGACCAGGGCGCACGCGGCCATTAATGCGGAGGAGGCAGGCCGTCTGAAAAAAGAGTCAGATCGGGAGCTCGAAAATCGGAAGGGACGGACAAACCCCCTAGAGGGCAAGGATGTTCCGACCAAGAAAAACGTCTTTGACCGGCTCTCGAGGGAGAAAGTCCCTGCTCCGCTGCCACTCCCGGAGAAAGGCTACACCCCTTTGACTCGGCCTAGGGCCCAGATCCTATCTGTCATGGAGGCGGAAGGCCTGGGAG GTTGCCCCGGCCAGAAGCCCGGGCACACCTACCGCACAGATCGGGGCGAAAGCCGGGGTCGCGACCGTCCTGAGAGGTGTGACGAGCGTCAGGGCCCCTCCCCCAAACAGGATACCCAGAACCTGGCTGGAGTGATAAACACCATCGTCGGGGGCCCCACCGGGGGGGACAGTCACACAGTTCGGAAGAACAGGCAACCTCCCCCCGAGGAGGATGACTCCCTGAAGCGGCTGCGCATGGACGAGGAGATCACTTTCGGACCAAGGGATGCGGTTCCCCTAGCGTCCGGAAACCATAAAGCCATCGTGATAGACATTGTCACCAACAACTATCGGGTGAAAAAGGTGTATGTCGACCAAGGGAGCGCGGTTGACATTATGTTCTATCGGGTGTTCAAGGAGCTCGGGTTGGAGGACGGACAGCTGACCCCAGTTCGGACACCACTGATGGGCTTCACCGGACCCCCTATCAATTCGGAGGGAATGATCACCCTGATGGTCACGATAGGGCAGGCCCCCAAATGCCGGACCATCCCTGTCAATTTCGTCGTGGTCAAGCAACATTCCCCGTACAACGTGTTCCTGGGTCGGCCTGTCTTGAACGCTCTCCGAGCTATCCCCTCAACGCTCCACCTAAGCGTCAAATTCCCCATTCCGGGAGGAATAGCCGAGGTGCGCGGTGATCCGGAGGTGGACCGAGCTTGCTACCTGGCCATGCTTCAAGGACGGGAGATGGTGGTCGCCCAGACGACCTGCCTGGAGCCCTACATTTCAGGGGAGGAAGCTCGGCAGTTGGGCACTCAGGACGAGATAGAGGAGTTCCCCTTGAAGGAGGACCGGCCCGACCAGGTGATCCGCATCGGCTCGCTGCTATCCCTTGAGCAGAAGGAGGGTTTGAAAGCCCTGTTAAGGGAATACTCACAGGTCTTCGCCTGA
- the LOC113705959 gene encoding MATH domain and coiled-coil domain-containing protein At3g58210-like: protein MANHAINCLETNARGKLSRFHELKKEWGFARFLSRSDFEDTTQGYLFNAKSVFGVEILVNKYAKGERTVLPQKLSDTTYTWRVSNYSTLCSKISSDVFIIGDCKWKLKLYLEGYGDREGKSVSLYLEFHDREAAARIYAEYMICLKSEKNGKDCKRTANHMLSASSINWAWPFFMSLNDIEDASKGFLVEDTLIIQVEITRIAFVESFS, encoded by the exons ATGGCGAACCATGCTATAAATTGCTTGGAGACAA ATGCCCGTGGAAAATTGAGCCGATTTCATGAACTGAAGAAAGAATGGGGCTTTGCCCGATTTCTTTCACGCAGTGATTTCGAAGACACTACTCAAGGATACCTTTTCAATGCTAAATCTGTGTTTGgagttgagattttggttaataaataTGCCAAAGGAGAGCGCACAGTTTTGCCACAGAAACTTAGTGATACCACTTACACTTGGCGTGTAAGTAATTATTCTACTTTATGCAGTAAAATCTCTTCTGATGTTTTCATCATAGGAGATTGCAAATG GAAGTTAAAACTTTATCTAGAGGGTTATGGTGACCGGGAAGGCAAAAGTGTTTCCCTCTATCTGGAATTCCATGACCGGGAAGCTGCAGCTAGAATATATGCCGAATACATGATATGCTTAAAATCCGAAAAGAATGGAAAGGACTGTAAAAGAACAG CCAATCATATGTTATCTGCTTCAAGCATAAACTGGGCTTGGCCTTTCTTTATGTCTCTAAATGATATTGAAGATGCTTCCAAAGGCTTCCTTGTAGAAGACACTTTGATTATCCAAGTTGAAATCACCCGAATTGCTTTTGTTGAAAGCTTTTCCTAA